One Triplophysa dalaica isolate WHDGS20190420 chromosome 1, ASM1584641v1, whole genome shotgun sequence DNA segment encodes these proteins:
- the gmpr2 gene encoding GMP reductase 2: MPRIENDIKLDFKDVLLRPKRSTLKSRSEVDLMRSFTFRNSKSSYRGIPIIAANMDTVGTFEMAVAFHQFSLFTAIHKHYCVDDWKDFAVKHSECLQSVAVSTGTGDGDFDKLVAIFAAVPQIQYICVDVANGYSEHFVNFVKEVRKKFPTHTIMAGNVVTGEMVEELILAGADIIKVGIGPGSVCTTRKKTGVGYPQLSAVIECADAAHGLGGHIISDGGCTCPGDVSKAFGAGADFVMLGGMLAGHSESGGEIIEKNGEKYKLFYGMSSDTAMQKHTGGVAEYRASEGKTVEVLYKGPVELTMKDVLGGVRSTCTYVGAAKLKELSRRTTFIRVTQQLNTVFGNDN; encoded by the exons ATGCCACGCattgaaaatgacatcaaactcGACTTCAAGGATGTGCTACTCCGACCCAAACGTAGCACTCTTAAATCCCGCAGTGAG GTGGATCTCATGCGCAGTTTCACATTCAGAAATTCGAAGAGCAGCTATCGTGGGATTCCCATCATTGCAGCAAACATGGACACAGTGGGGACTTTTGAAATGGCTGTAGCTTTTCATCAG TTCAGTCTCTTTACAGCCATTCATAAGCATTACTGTGTGGATGACTGGAAGGACTTTGCAGTGAAGCACTCAGAATGCTTACAG AGCGTGGCAGTCAGCACAGGGACAGGTGATGGGGATTTTGATAAACTGGTGGCCATTTTTGCCGCTGTACCTCAGATTCAGTACATTTGTGTTGATGTAGCCAATGGCTACTCCGAACACTTTGTCAACTTTGTGAAGGAAGTGAGAAAGAAGTTTCCTACACACACAATCATG GCTGGCAATGTGGTGACTGGAGAGATGGTGGAAGAACTGATTCTTGCTGGTGCTGACATTATCAAAGTGGGCATTGGACCAG gaTCTGTGTGCACCACTCGTAAGAAAACCGGTGTGGGTTATCCTCAGTTGAGCGCAGTCATTGAGTGTGCTGATGCTGCACATGGTCTGGGTGGACACATTATATCT GATGGAGGTTGTACCTGCCCAGGTGACGTCTCCAAAGCATTTG GTGCGGGGGCTGACTTTGTGATGCTTGGAGGAATGCTGGCAGGTCATTCTGAGAGTGGGGGTGAAATCATAGAGAAAAACGGCGAGAAGTACAAACTGTTCTATGGCATGAGCTCAGATACTGCCATGCAGAAGCACACAGGAGGTGTAGCAGAGTACAG GGCCTCTGAGGGCAAAACGGTCGAAGTGCTTTATAAAGGCCCTGTGGAGTTGACTATGAAAGATGTGCTGGGTGGAGTACGCTCCACCTGTACCTACGTGGGTGCTGCTAAGCTTAAGGAGTTGAGTCGTCGTACCACCTTTATTAGAGTCACCCAACAACTTAACACCGTGTTTGGAAATGATAATTAG
- the slc7a8a gene encoding solute carrier family 7 member 8a: MTDGPRQRGSAASSSSGDGAKDAGTAAGESSVALKKEIGLVSACGIIVGNIIGSGIFVSPKGVLENASSVGLALIVWIVTGVITAIGALCYAELGVTIPKSGGDYSYVKDIFGGLAGFLRLWIAVLVIYPTNQAVIALTFSNYVLQPLFPTCFPPEIGLRVLAAICLLLLTWVNCSSVRWATRVQDIFTAGKLLALILIIIMGIVQICKGEYYWLEPANAFEPFQDYDVGLIALAFLQGSFAYGGWNFLNYVTEELVDPYVNLPRAIFISIPLVTFVYVFANIAYVTAMSPQELLASNAVAVTFGEKLLGVMSWIMPISVALSTFGGVNGSLFTSSRLFFAGAREGHLPSLLAMIHVKRCTPIPALLFTCISTLLMLCTSDMYTLINYVGFINYLFYGVTVAGQIVLRIKQPDIHRPIKISLVWPVIYLLFWAFLLIFSLYSEPVVCGIGLAIMLTGVPVYFLGVYWENKPQCFDTFVDKFTYLGQKFCLVVYPAETPKNDECEEIELKEQSAPLSEENRDTQKSADC, encoded by the exons GTAACATCATTGGATCTGGAATCTTTGTCAGTCCAAAGGGAGTGTTGGAAAATGCCAGTTCAGTGGGCCTGGCTCTCATCGTATGGATCGTTACAGGTGTCATCACAGCAATTGGTGCGCTCTGCTACGCCGAGCTGGGTGTCACTATTCCCAAATCCGGAGGTGACTATTCTTATGTCAAGGACATCTTCGGAGGGCTGGCGGG GTTTCTGCGGTTGTGGATTGCTGTCTTGGTGATCTACCCAACAAATCAGGCTGTCATCGCTCTCACCTTCTCCAACTATGTTCTGCAGCCCCTGTTTCCCACCTGCTTCCCCCCTGAGATTGGGCTGAGGGTACTTGCTGCCATCTGCCTTT TACTCCTGACATGGGTGAACTGCTCTAGCGTGCGCTGGGCAACACGAGTACAGGATATCTTCACCGCGGGGAAACTCCTGGCCCTcattctcatcatcatcatgggCATCGTGCAAATCTGCAAGG GCGAGTATTACTGGTTGGAACCGGCCAATGCTTTCGAGCCATTTCAAGACTATGATGTTGGTCTGATCGCTTTGGCATTTCTACAGGGCTCATTTGCCTACGGCGGCTGGAACTTTCTCAATTATGTCACGGAGGAACTGGTTGACCCATATGT AAACCTCCCCCGTGCTATCTTTATCTCCATACCCCTTGTGACTTTCGTGTATGTTTTTGCTAACATTGCTTACGTCACTGCCATGAGTCCTCAGGAGCTGCTGGCTTCTAATGCTGTTGCTGTG ACGTTTGGTGAGAAGCTGTTGGGAGTGATGTCATGGATCATGCCCATCTCTGTGGCCTTGTCCACATTTGGGGGGGTCAACGGCTCCCTTTTCACATCCTCTCG GCTGTTCTTCGCGGGTGCACGTGAAGGCCATCTGCCAAGCCTACTGGCTATGATTCATGTGAAGCGCTGCACCCCAATTCCGGCTCTGCTCTTTACG TGTATATCCACGCTTTTGATGCTGTGCACTAGTGACATGTACACACTCATCAACTATGTGGGCTTCATCAACTACCTTTTCTACGGTGTCACTGTCGCTGGGCAGATTGTGCTGCGGATTAAACAACCAGACATTCACCGACCGATTAAA ATCAGTCTGGTGTGGCCTGTCATCTACCTACTGTTCTGGGCGTTCCTGCTGATTTTCTCTCTGTACTCTGAGCCGGTGGTGTGTGGCATTGGCTTGGCCATCATGCTTACTGGTGTCCCTGTTTATTTCTTGGGCGTGTACTGGGAGAACAAGCCTCAGTGTTTTGATACATTTGTTG ATAAGTTTACATACCTGGGACAGAAGTTCTGCTTAGTGGTTTACCCAGCAGAAACCCCAAAAAATGATGAGTGTGAAGAAATTGAGCTAAAGGAACAATCAGCTCCACTGTCAGAAGAGAACAGAGACACCCAGAAGTCAGCTGACTGCTGA
- the nedd8 gene encoding NEDD8 translates to MLIKVKTLTGKEIEIDIEPTDKVERIKERVEEKEGIPPQQQRLIYSGKQMNDEKTAADYKIQGGSVLHLVLALRGGEMQQYPHSSPTM, encoded by the exons ATGCTCATTAAAGTCAAG ACACTCACTGGCAAAGAAATCGAGATCGACATCGAGCCAACAGACAAG GTGGAGAGAATAAAGGAAAGGGTGGAGGAGAAGGAGGGAATACCACCCCAGCAACAGAGACTCATCTACAGTGGAAAACAAAT GAATGATGAGAAAACCGCAGCAGACTACAAGATCCAGGGCGGCTCAGTGTTGCATCTAGTTCTTGCATTAAGAGGTGGGGAAATGCAACAGTATCCTCACAGCTCCCCAACAATGTAA